ttcttcttcaattgaattatatcttcttcttctttgttcttcttcttcatgaatcTGCTCtcggtcttcttcttcttaatcgattcagatctgaaaaataaaaataatatgctTGACGTGTTTTTATGTTAGGTATTGATTGGACGGAGGGACAATTACAACATTTATGAAATACACATAAAACACCTTACACGTATGCTGGACGAGAGAAATGGACTACACAGTAACCGGTTCTTCCTATAGTGGATTAACTAGTAATTCCTAGATTAGTAATTGTTCTCGACCCAAATAGCATTAAGGTTTAAGTAAATAGAAGTAGTTAactacaactggtcatataataTTATGGTTAAAATACAGCAAATGCAAAGTAACATTGAAATAATTGCAATGTTATACTTATATAACTTGCATTATAACATTTCTAGTAGGAGCTAATCAAATGTTATTatgcatgcatgcatgcatgcatAATCGTGCAAACACCGGTACATCAAATTCTATTTATATAGGAACCTTGAAATTTGAAAATGAGAAACGAAAAATATGATTCTGTAACTGATTTCCAGCTTCGATAAGATGTGAATAGAAAAAAACAAGTTAGGGCAAGCAAATCTCGCGTGTTTGTATACTTCTCATGATAACACGGGAtccaaaacctaaccctaactaaGACAAATAAAACTTGTAACTgatcaaattcttcttctttttcacctATTTAACCTCAGTTAATGACACGATTTCAGTACTTTTTGACAAATGTTTCTCAAAGAACTCAATTGTGTTTCTTTCagttaaaccaattggttttggtttagcTATCAAACAAAAACCCAGATTTAACGCCGTTTGTTAATGTCAGTTTCCGCTTGTTAAACATCACGTCTGTCAAAAGAGTCGTAACGGAAGAGCCGCCCTTTTCTCTTTTCCTATCTATGTTCCGGTCCTTCCGGCACATTTTGATGACGGTATTACTTTTAGGTGTTGGGAATTGTCGTTTTTTTCATGTAACCAAAGCTAAAACTAGGTTATTCAAGGACAGATCAAGTGAATCTAGGCTACGTATACGACTATGTACAGCAGGTAACTTAAGAGCTGTTATTCCATGTAGAGCTCCTGAGTCTTGCATGCTTATATATATTAGATTGATATCTTTCCAAATCAAATATTTGTTgaaaattgtatttgagttttgaaTCGGTGCAACTGCGAGGTGTACAACAAATCAGAGTCAAAATTGGTATGTTAGTATTAAAATAGTGCATGCACAAACTGAAAAATAGACACGGGGTAAAAATTAAGGAGTGTGCAGCTGGGAAGAGGCAGCAAACGAGAGCAGGTGTTCCTGAAAAGCAAAAAGGCGTTGAGGAGAGAGGAGGCGTGATGGTCTCCTAATTATTATATAAAGAGAAGTTTAATGGATGAGAAGAAACCATAGAGAGTCTTGCTACAGGAGTATGAGTAAtgccttaagtttgatatatatatatatatatctctagCTAAAACTGTTACTGTCGTTGTTTGAGAGTTTACTAAGTTTTACTTCATTGTTTATCAAAGTTGCTCCACTAATTGCTGTGTATTTGAGTTTGTGCATGTATAATTAGAGAGAGGCAGAGGTTTATTGTCAAAGATGATGGGCTGTGTGGGAGCAGAAGGATTGAATTTAGAGGGTATATGTCCTGATATCATCAAAGACCCTACTTCCTTAGAACAAGTCTTACTCTGCAAATCCAGAGGTGCATGCATAAGCtacctctctctctccctctcactCTCTCTTTCCCAAGCATTCTACATGTATATGTTTTCGCTCatgttgtgtttttcctttattttggCTTTTCTTTTTTTGCGCCTGTTTTCAACTTTGAAGATTGAAGGTGATTCTGTACTCCTTTATTGTAATACTATGTTCCTTCTTGGGTTGGACATTAAATTATTAATTTGGCCAATAAAATGTTTTTTTCTGGGTATTTGTTACCTATGCACTTCAGCTGGTTTTCACTTTTGATCCTAGTTATTTTTCATTTTCGGTGTAAATTTTCAACAATTCAAAATATTCAAACTTGGATCAGagttttgttttctagatttcttTTTAGCTGAAACCCCATTAACAACCGAATTGTGTTTTCGGGTTAACAGACGAAAGAGATGGAATATATGGCGCATTATGGAATGCATGTGCTGGACCCTCCGTTAAAATTCCACGTATAGGAGAGAAAGTTTTTTATTTCCCACAAGGTCACTTAGAACAGGTTCGTTTCATTCAGGTTGTCTCTAGTACTGTTGCATACAGGGTGTTTTCTTCAGTTTGTATTTCCTTTTTTATACAACATTTAAAGAATATTACCGCAACACTTGTGAATTTCTCTGTAATTATATCTCCTTTATTTTGTTTCATTTGCTTGGCTTTTTATTGGTGTAGGTCGAAGCATATACAAATCAACGAACCAGTTCTCAAATGCCTGTTTATGATCTACCATCAAAGATTCTCTGCAGAGTTATATATGTACAACTTAAGGTATAGATATTGTTattcaatctctctctctctcactcacCCATAAAAAACTGTTCATTTCCGACTTTGGTGCTGAATGTGTTATAGATTTGTTGCTGCATTAATTTAAGTTTGATTAAATTTTATTTGACTGATTCTGTCTTCGGTTTAAATTTGTAGGCTGAAATGGAATCAGATGAAGTGTTTGCTCAAGTGACACTAGTTCCGGACTCGAAGGTTTTGTTATAttacctccgtccctaattagatgacataTACCATAAATAAATGGAGTAATAAATTAATATTGTtataaaaaatatgtaaaatttgatagtcatatttatattcattaggtatgtgttttaaaatgttttccaACGATACAAAatttacgaaaatccgttgtatagtttgagagataaatcaattTTAAATTTACTAataaattttaactaggtcatttAATTAGGGCGGATGGAGTATAATATGGCATTTAATTgttttgggttttcaaaaatATAGCTAACTAAAATAACTGATGACTTTTCTCGCAGCAAGATGAACCTGGAATAAACAAAGAGAAACTTCTTTTTCCTCCTAAGAACACTAAAGTTTACTCCTTTTGCAAGATACTTACTCCATCTGATACAAGTACTCATGGAGGATTTTCGGTTCTTAGACGACATGCTAATGAATGTCTTCCACCTTTGGTATGTTTTAGTTTCAACTCACTATTAGATAAACCACGCGCTGAAGTTTATATATGGAGTCCAACTGAAAATTAAGAATAATTAATGATCTTCGACTTTCCGTGGGTATATCCGTTTCACTTTCTTTCTGGGTTTAATCAGGAAAAGTAAAGTTTTTCGGTTTTAGTTGGTTCTAAAGCAAATTTACCACGAAACATTTGAGTCTGGAAGGAGAGGAATCTTTTGATGCTGGGAAGAATGCATTTCATGTGACATGTGGGTAATGATGTGTCTGAAACTTGAAGAAAGAATGCTCCTCTTGTCCAGCATCCAAAACGCAAGTGTTATTCATGCACGTCCTCAACATCACTGTATTTATATAGTTGACGGATTTCGTTGAATTTTATCAAGCCCAGATCAATTAGCTAATCTAGGAGACGAATCATCTTGCTGTTCTAAGATGATCATAGAAGTATTTTTATAACTTCATTTTGTTTCCTCtggtttataatttttattttgaatccCCATTTTGAAGGCTTTTAGACTTAATTTGgttgttgtttgttgttgttgtaggacATGAGCCAGCAACCACCATGTCAAGAGTTGGTGGCAAAAGATTTGCATGGGGTAGAATGGCGCTTCCGCCATATTTATCGTGGTAAATATCATCATATGATGAATTGACGGTCATTTACTTGATTGCTTCTTTTCTTTTAACATTTTGTAATTTCATTTTCTGCCTCATTGATCTTCTAAATGCATGTATTCTTCTCTAACATAAATCTAGGTCAACCCAAGAGGCACTTGCTTACAAGTGGTTGGAGTACATTTGTGAACTCAAAGAAACTTGTTGCTGGTGATACCTTTATTTTCATAAGGTTTTCCTCAACTTGTCTCATATTTATGCTTTCTTGAGAGTACCATTCTTTTGTGGTCAATTGCTTTGTCTTGCTGGGGGTCATTGGTTTATTTATTTGATTAGAAGTCAGTACTGCTGCATTATCGAGAGTCACCGTAGATATATGTTTGTAATTTCAGGGCAGAAGATGGGGAGCTTCGCGTTGGGTTTCGCCGTGCTTCAAGTAAGATGCAAAGTTATCCATCAACATCAGTCATAAGCAGTCACACCATGCAGCTTGGCATACTCGCAACTGCTTCGCATGCACTTTCAACTGGATCCATGTTCAGTGTTTACTATCGTCcaaggtaatttttttttaatcagatTCGTCCTAGTATAGGTAATTATAAATATGTTTATTTTGTACCGGAAACAGTTGTGTTTGGCATTCTTAAACAATTGTTTTCGATTTCTCAGGACAAGCCCATCAGAGTTCTTGATCCCATATAAGCAATACATGAATAGCGTAAGAAGCAGTTTTGCAGTTGGGACTAGATTTAAAATGAGGATTGACAGGGAAGAAGCTCCAGAAGAAAGGTGACCTAACTTAGTgtactaattattattattattttttttttaatctcgtttgatttcatggtcaaatcatCATGTCTACATGCATGTTTCCGTAAACCAGACCTTCAGGCACCTTAGTTGGTATCGAAGAGGATGATCCTGTTCACTGGCCCTGCTCGCAATGGAAATGTCTCGTCGTAAGTTACTCTTGATCTTCTCCAATTGTAATTGAAATGAACAACaagcttgtatatatattttgacTTAATTTTACTCATGCAATACATTCATAGGCTCATTGGGATGAACCATCTTCCTCCGTGCCACGTCCACTTCGGATTTCTCCATGGATGATTGAACCACTTTCAGCTGCGACTAACATGCAACAGGTTCAATCCCGAACAAAGAGACTTAGAACCAGTCAAGCATCACCAGATGAATCATCTACACTGTGCAATGATGGTTAGTAATGTTTACTGATAAGTTTAGAAGATTTAACCAAAATGGATTCTTACTTACTACTTTTACTGAACCGCGTATGAATCATCTAAATTTAGCTCCTTCATTAGGACTATCCTTAGGTTCGACTGAGCATGCACCACCACTGCCAGGGCAGTCTTCAGGGGTCTTTCATGGTCAAGAAAATGGACAAATTCCATCAAACCCAAATTTGATACCTCCAAGGAACTATAACTGGGGTCAGAACCCGTTCCCGTTTCAAAGAAATGATCCTTTTTATATGGATCCTGGAAATAATTTACCAATTAATTGTGCATATCAAGATGTGTCACGATTCGGTAGCAACTTTCATCCACCCCTATTTTCAACATGTAATGACAGTAGCAATTCTGGATTTAGTGAGAACCGGTCAGTTCCTCAATTCAGTTTCCCAAGTTCTGGTTTCCCAGGAATGATGGGCCATGCACACGATGAAGTACCAATGCATCAGCAAAGAGACAGTAGCCCCTGCATGCTTTTTGGTGTTGATTTAGTAAAGATTCCAATGGGAACAACTCCAGCTTCAGAAATGAGTTTCCCACAATTCTTTCATGACAATTGTCATGTTCCACATTTCGGCATGGTGGATTTCTGATCAAATTTCCGACTCATCTAAGATCACGAATCCTTCATATTCTAGTGGATCTGGAAGTGGTGTCGAAAAGCCATGCCAGAGCTGTTCCAATACCCCCACCAAATTTTATAAGGTGATCATTATAGACTAATTTACAAGTATTTATGTCTTGTTTAGTTTAACTGATATTCTTTATGTTAAGAAGTACAATTTGGATATCATGTTTCTAGGCGATTTCCCTTGCCGTTAAGCATCAAAACCCATTAACTAAATGAATTGTGCTCGAAGTAGTTGGTACATATAAATCATTTAAGTTGTTGTCTAATTCTGTTTCATTATGAATGCAGGGAATTTCGACGAGTAGTTCAAAAGATCTACATTAGCCCCAAGGAAGAAGTCAATAACATGGATCCTGATTCGCCCAATCCAATCCCACAGTAAATGTTTGTGCGATACGTACTTatccaaagttgaagaagaaaatagaatAAGGATAACATCACCATTACCATAATCTCATTACCATTATCATCAACATGCATCATCCTATCCAAAATATGGTCTGGCTATATATATGTAAAGTTACTGATCAGTTAGGTTCTCTAGCTATATAGAGTTAAGAGTTGGTctatccatatatatatatcagtAGAAAAGTATGTTTGTAACTAAATAAGAAGTGGAGAGgtataataagaagaaaataaataagcAGAAAGTAGGTAATGGTTTGTTAAGAGCAATCTAACATGTATGCATGTCTGTTGCTGTGTTGGTCAAGAGTCGCTCTTGTCTAGTCTAGTCTAGTCTTGGTCTGTTTGCATGACTTATATATATAGCTATAAACTTATGTCATAATTCCATAAATGTTGTATGTATTTTCAATTTCATATGAAgaataataatgaaataaaacCCCTATTACATAACTCTGTGACTTTGTTCACTAACATGAGCCACAGCTTGATCTCTCAAAAGTGAATAAAGAGCCTTAGATTCCTCAAAAACCCTGCTTAATCGGTGCATGCTATGACAGTATGACTTGCTGCATTTGCAAATATCCGAAGCAAAAGTTGCAGGGTGCTCGAATACAGCCGCAGTGCCGCTTATTTAAAATCAAGGTAAATTATTGCAATCTCGCACACGATTGAAACCTTAAAAAGATTTCTGGGTATGTCACTTAATACATCTCGAATTTGTTACTCAATGATAGTTGTTCCTGTTGAGTGATGACGTGATGAGCCCCTATGAGTTCTGCCACATTTTTCAAATTCTGCATTATTTGAATCACAGTGGAAATGCTTGGTTCACCACTTTTACAGTGACTTGCTTCTCAAATGAAGTGTCTATATATGTTTTTAGACTCTTAGGGTATATAAAGCTAACTACTTATTCCTGTACACGACGTGATGATCCTGGATAGCATTCATCCCAACAAGTTTGTTCGTTTCAAAATTTCAAGGCTATTTTCTGTTCATTGGGTGTAAATATCCATTCCCCTGCCAATAAAGTGAGGTTAGAAACAGTTATCATCTCTTAACTGTGAACTGACAAAATTCAATGGCGTCACCACTAGTTTTCTGCTCTTCCACTGTAAATCCCAAGTCCTTCTTTGCTTACCCAAACCTTACTTCCTTAACTAATAAAAACAACAGATCAAATTCCATTATATTTAGTTCTGTGAGTTCAATTAGGGTAAAAAACTCGTTTCTTCAATTCCCGTGCATCTCAAGAACAAGAACATATTTTTCTCTTTCTAACTATCAAGACTTaaacgaagatgaagaaggagatttggttcAGGATCTTAGAGTTCCTAGTCATTGGTTAATCCCTTCAAATGCTCTTCAGGTAacatttaatttttcctttagttaCTTCATAGGGACATTTATTGAATTTCTTAAGATACTATCAAATGTTTGATCATGTAATTAAGTTAATTAACCTAATTGATCAATTTTACGAATTTTGTTTTGGCGGTGATGAGAGATTTGGTCTATTTATTAATTTTCCATTAGTTCCGTTTAGTTTCTCGGTGCGGTCAGAAGTGTCTATTAGGTTACTGATCAAATTTCATAATGAAAATCGCTCTAAGCCTCCAAGGATGAGCCGATAAGAGTTGAGAGTAAATAACTGCTGAAGATTTGGTGAAAATGTCCTTTGCAGGAATCTGAGTGGCTTAAAGTAGTGTTGCATAAATGGTTAGACGATGAATATTGCGTTGAAGATACAAATGTAGAAATTAGTGAGGTTGCAGCCAGATCATACTATGAATCTTTGGTAGTTCGGAAAGAGGCAGACCTTGGGATTATCTTATTAAAGATGGCAAGAGATTTAGAATCTATATCTTATCAGGAAAGCTTTCATGGAGCCTTCTCATCAGCAAACGCAGCGATCCAGCTAATCTCCCAACGCATCGAGCAACAATAAATCTAGCTCCTAAAAATACAATGTGGAGAAATCATTCTCACCTTTGCTCTTGTCAGTATGTTGCATCTACTGTTCAACACTATTCTcactagttttttttcttttgggccGTGTATATGATGTACGGAATCTGTCCATTCTGTGTAACAAGTGTTTCAGTGATTTCTCAATTTAATATTGATGAGATTTTAAGATTAGTGGCTAGCTATGTATTCAACCACTCAAATGAAAATATCAAATTAGTACTTGTGCATCTATCGGGCTACTTTTTTATTTGTTATCAACATCCAGGTGTGTCAATTTGATCCATTTTTCTTGAGGTGTATATAGTTAAAAATTAACGGGATATGGGAGAAATATGTTGTCTACCAACTATGAAAAGTAGAGAGAGACAATGTGACCGTGTGATCaagtttgtttttaaaatctttcTTTCGTAAATTGTTGATGCATTCCAAACAACTAACTTAACGTGTTAGGGAGCTGTGGTACAATAGAAGTAGAGCTATCTAATGTGGGAGTTGAGTGTTCATTGCTAGCATTATGGATTTATCTACTGAAATTTGAAAGACGATACAAGAGTGGGACGTTGTCCCAATTAGCAACACAGTCAAAAGATTTTACCTCCTTAACTAGCTAATAAGTCTGCTGCCCTATCgtcagttcaaggaataaagaaaaAACCGATAAAATTTTGACAATTTTCAGCAATCTTGTCAGCCTCCATCAATATTGCCTGACAGATCTGCTAAGAAATTGTGGAGCTCTTTCCttgcaaaaaaatcaaaaaaaatcttaCAATCTCCTTCAATACTGAAATTATTCTCCTTTTTTGCCCATGTT
The Papaver somniferum cultivar HN1 unplaced genomic scaffold, ASM357369v1 unplaced-scaffold_13144, whole genome shotgun sequence genome window above contains:
- the LOC113332592 gene encoding auxin response factor 2-like, with product MMGCVGAEGLNLEGICPDIIKDPTSLEQVLLCKSRDERDGIYGALWNACAGPSVKIPRIGEKVFYFPQGHLEQVEAYTNQRTSSQMPVYDLPSKILCRVIYVQLKAEMESDEVFAQVTLVPDSKQDEPGINKEKLLFPPKNTKVYSFCKILTPSDTSTHGGFSVLRRHANECLPPLDMSQQPPCQELVAKDLHGVEWRFRHIYRGQPKRHLLTSGWSTFVNSKKLVAGDTFIFIRAEDGELRVGFRRASSKMQSYPSTSVISSHTMQLGILATASHALSTGSMFSVYYRPRTSPSEFLIPYKQYMNSVRSSFAVGTRFKMRIDREEAPEERPSGTLVGIEEDDPVHWPCSQWKCLVAHWDEPSSSVPRPLRISPWMIEPLSAATNMQQVQSRTKRLRTSQASPDESSTLCNDG
- the LOC113332593 gene encoding uncharacterized protein LOC113332593; protein product: MASPLVFCSSTVNPKSFFAYPNLTSLTNKNNRSNSIIFSSVSSIRVKNSFLQFPCISRTRTYFSLSNYQDLNEDEEGDLVQDLRVPSHWLIPSNALQESEWLKVVLHKWLDDEYCVEDTNVEISEVAARSYYESLVVRKEADLGIILLKMARDLESISYQESFHGAFSSANAAIQLISQRIEQQ